A portion of the Zootoca vivipara chromosome 6, rZooViv1.1, whole genome shotgun sequence genome contains these proteins:
- the KLHL17 gene encoding kelch-like protein 17: MESGMQLLNRDGHSISHNSKRHYHDAFVCMNRMRQRSLLCDIVLHVATKEIKAHKVVLASCSPYFHAMFTSKYLYPNPLPLAGFCLSYPWCPHGVPLCSLATTDEMSESRQTHITLHDIDPQALEQLVQYAYTAEIVVGEGNVQTLLPAASLLQLNGVRDACCKFLLSQLDPSNCLGIRGFADTHSCSDLLKSAHKYVLQHFVDVSKTEEFMLLPLKQVLDLISSDSLNVPSEEEVYRAVLSWVKHDVDSRRQHIPRLMKCVRLPLLSRDFLMSNVDTELLVRHQSECKDLLIEALKYHLMPEQRGVLSNSRTRPRRCEGASTVLFAVGGGSLFAIHGDCEAYDTRTDRWHMVASMSTRRARVGVAAIGNKLYAVGGYDGTSDLATVESYDPVTNSWQTEVSMGTRRSCLGVAALHGLLYAAGGYDGASCLNSAERYDPLTGTWTSIAAMSTRRRYVRVATLDGNLYAVGGYDSSSHLATVEKYEPQINTWTPIANMLSRRSSAGVAVLEGMLYVAGGNDGTSCLNSVERYNPKTNTWESVAPMNIRRSTHDLVAMDGWLYAVGGNDGSSSLNSIEKYNPRTNKWVAASCMFTRRSSVGVAVLELLNFPPPSSPTLSVSSTSL; this comes from the exons ATGGAAAGCGGAATGCAGCTCCTAAACCGGGATGGGCACAGCATCTCCCACAACTCGAAACGGCACTACCACGACGCCTTTGTCTGTATGAACCGCATGCGGCAGCGATCCTTGCTCTGCGACATTGTGCTGCACGTGGCCACCAAGGAGATCAAGGCCCACAAAGTGGTGCTGGCTTCCTGTAGCCCTTACTTCCACGCCATGTTCACAAGCAAGTATCTCTACCCAAATCCTCTTCCTCTTGC GGGTTTCTGCTTAAGCTACCCATGGTGTCCTCACGGAGTTCCCTTGTGTTCCCTTGCCACCACAGATGAGATGAGTGAAAGCCGACAGACCCACATAACACTCCATGATATCGACCCGCAGGCGCTGGAGCAGCTGGTTCAATATGCCTACACGGCTGAGATTGTGGTGGGAGAAGGGAACGTACAG ACACTGCTTCCTGCCGCCAGCCTCCTCCAGCTGAACGGGGTGCGGGATGCTTGCTGCAAGTTCCTGTTGAGCCAGCTGGACCCCTCCAACTGCCTGGGCATCCGGGGGTTTGCAGACACGCATTCCTGCAGCGACCTGTTGAAGTCGGCCCACAAATATGTCCTGCAGCACTTTGTGGATGTCTCCAAGACAGAAGAGTTCATGCTTCTGCCTCTCAAGCAG GTGCTGGATCTCATCTCCAGTGACAGCCTCAATGTCCCCTCAGAGGAGGAAGTCTACCGAGCTGTCTTGAGCTGGGTGAAGCATGATGTGGACAGTCGAAGGCAGCATATCCCTAGA CTCATGAAGTGTGTCCGGCTTCCCCTCCTAAGCCGCGACTTCTTGATGAGCAACGTCGACACAGAGCTGCTTGTGCGACACCAGTCAGAATGCAAGGACCTTCTCATCGAAGCCCTCAAGTACCATCTCATGCCTGAGCAGAGAGGTGTCCTTAGTAACAGCCGAACGCGCCCCCGGCGTTGCGAGGGGGCCAGCACTGTGCTCTTTGCCGTGG GTGGCGGCAGCCTCTTTGCCATCCATGGTGACTGTGAGGCCTACGACACCAGGACAGACCGCTGGCACATGGTGGCTTCGATGTCCACTCGCCGGGCCAGGGTGGGCGTTGCTGCCATTGGGAACAAGCTGTATGCCGTGGGCGG CTACGATGGGACCTCTGACTTGGCCACAGTGGAGTCTTACGATCCAGTCACCAACTCGTGGCAGACCGAGGTTTCCATGGGGACCAGGCGGAGCTGTTTAGGGGTGGCAGCACTGCATGGTCTCCTCTACGCTGCTGGAGGGTATGATGGAGCCTCATGTCTCAACAG TGCTGAAAGATATGACCCCCTAACAGGCACCTGGACATCCATCGCAGCCATGAGCACCAGGAGGAGATATGTCCGTGTGGCAACTCTTG atgGCAACCTCTATGCTGTTGGGGGATATGATAGTTCATCACACCTGGCAACTGTGGAAAAATATGAGCCGCAG ATCAATACATGGACTCCGATTGCCAACATGCTGAGCCGCCGCAGCAGTGCCGGCGTGGCTGTTTTGGAAGGGATGCTGTACGTGGCAGGAGGCAATGACGGGACAAGCTGCCTTAACTCAGTGGAGCGCTACAATCCAAAAACGAACACTTGGGAAAGTGTGGCACCCATGAACATCCGGAG GAGCACCCATGACTTGGTGGCTATGGACGGGTGGCTATATGCAGTGGGAGGCAATGATGGCAGCTCCAGCCTCAACTCCATCGAGAAGTACAACCCGCGCACCAACAAGTGGGTGGCGGCTTCATGCATGTTCACTCGCCGCAGCAGCGTGGGCGTGGCTGTGCTGGAACTCCTCaacttcccacccccttcctcccctaccCTATCGGTGTCCTCGACGAGTCTTTGA